In the genome of Actinomycetota bacterium, the window TGGTGGGTCCAAATGGCTCGGGCAAGTCCAATGTCGTTGACGCCCTCGCGTGGGTCATGGGCGAGCAGGGTGCCAAGTCGCTGCGTGGCGGAAAGATGGAAGACGTCATCTTCTCCGGAACCTCCGGTCGCGCCCCACTAGGCCGAGCCGAGGTCTCCCTCACCATCGACAACTCCGATGGCGCGCTTCCGATCGAATACACCGAGGTGACGATCTCGCGCATCTTGTTCCGCAACGGTGGCTCTGAGTACGCAATCAACGGTCAGCCATGCCGCCTGCTTGATGTGCAGGAACTGCTCAGTGATTCAGGCATCGGCCGCGAAATGCATGTCATCGTGGGTCAGGGTCAGCTCGACACGATCCTGCAGGCGACTCCTGAGGATCGTCGAGGATTCATCGAAGAGGCCGCCGGAGTGCTCAAGCACCGCAAGCGCAAGGAAAAGGCTCTGCGCAAACTTGATTCCATGGAGGCCAACCTCACGCGCTTGCAGGACCTCACGACCGAACTGCGCCGACAGCTCAAGCCACTGGGACGTCAGGCTGAGGTCGCCCGCCGCGCAGTCGTGATTCAGACCGATGTCCGTGATGCTCGCCTGCGGATCATGGCGGATGATCTCGTCCAGATGCGCGAGGCGCTGGCCGCAGAAGTCGCTGACGAGTCAGCTCTGCGCGAGCGTCAGACCGCTGTTGAGTCCCAGTTGACGCAATTGCGCGCGCAGGAGAGCGAAGCTGAACAAGCGGCCCTCGCTGACGCCCCACGACTTGAGGCAGCTCAGGAGACCTGGTTTGCGCTCAGCGGACTGCGCGAGCGTTTTCATGGCTTGGTGCAGTTGGCAGCTGAGCGGGTGCGCAACCTGCAGCCTGAGCCCCTAGACGAGAATCCCGGTCGCGATCCTGAGCAACTCGATGCCGAAGCACGAGGGCTTCGCTCACAGGAATTTGACCTGGGTCGAGAGGTCGAAGCCGCACGCGATGGTCTGTCCGGCGCCATGGCAGCCCGGCAAAGCGCAGAGGATGCCTTGGCGGCCGAAGAACGCCGGGTGAGCGCAGCGGACCGTGCGGCAGCTGATCGACGTGAGGGTCTGGTCCGTCTCACGGGGCAAGTCAATGCGGCTCACTCTCGAGTCGAGGCACGGGCCCATGAGCTTGAACGCCTGCGCGGAGCGATCCAGGAAGCCTCAGCTCGCAGCGACAAGGCAATGTCGCAGTTTCAGGCAATCGAGGTTCAGGTAGCCGGGCTCGACGAGGGTGAACTGGGTCTTGATGCTCGGCACGAGGACGCTGAGTCGGCACTGGCAAATGCCGACGCCGAAGTAGAGCGACTCCGTGGTGTCGAAGCTCGCAGTGAACGCGAACGCGCGGCCCTGTCAGCGCGACTCGAAGCACTGTCCATGTCATTGATGCGCAAGGACGCCGGCGGCGTTCTGGTGTCAGAAGGTGATCGACTCCCGGGAATTGTCGGAACTCTGGCTTCGCAGCTGCATATCGAGTCCGGCGCCCAGGCAGCTGTTGCTGCGATCCTCGGAGACCTGGCTGACGCCATAGTTGTCAGAGGCGTTGATGCGGCCATCAGTTCCTTGGTCCTTCTGAAGGAGCGCGACGCAGGTCGAGCCGCGCTTGTCATTGCCTCATCGGGTGCAACGGACCTGCCCAATCACGCCGATTCCGCTCCGAGTGGACAGTGGCTTCGTGAGCAGGTCACGTGCGAAGACGCCCTGAGAGCAACTCTGGATCGCGTCCTGCGAGGCGTTGTGCTGGTTGAGGACGTCGAGCAAGCGGCTGTGCAATCGCAGCAGCATCCTGAACTCACCTTTGTCACGCCTGTCGGCGATATTTTTGCTCGCGATGTCGTGCATGGCGGTTCCCAAAGCACATTGAGTCTCCTTGAAGTCCAAGCGGCTTACGACGAGACATCTACAGCCTTGCAGCAGGCGGTGCATGCGTCAGAGCGCGCTCGCTTTGACATGGTCGCCGCACGCCAGGCGCAGGCGCAAGCCGCAGCCCAAGTTGAGGCAACCCTGGCCAGCTTGCACGAGTCAGACGCGCGCATGGCAGCTGTCGCTGAGCAACTTGGTCAACTCGGGCAGATTGCCCGCTCCGCCAGCGCCGAGGCTGAGCGCTTGAATGCTGCCCTGGCAGCCGGCGAAATCGCCAGCGCGGCGGACCATGGGCATCATCAGGAACTTGTGAGTCGACTGGCAGCCGCACAGAGCGAGCCAGATACCGACGTCGGACCCGACCAGCGCGCCGAGTTGGGTCAACAGGCGGTCACCGCACGCCAGTTCGAAGTTGAGGCCCGGCTTTCACTGCGCACTGGTGAGGAGCGGCTTGCAGCAGTTGGCATTCGTGCTGATCAACTGGAGCGGGCGGCGGCTGCCGAGCGAGAGGCTCGGGTTGCCGCTGTTCAGCGAAGAGAGCAGCGGGCACGCGATCTCACCGTGGCTGTGGCGGTGCTCAATGGCGCGCGTGCTGCTTTGTCGCGAACAGAGGCATCAGTGGCGATCGCGAGCAATGAGCGCTCCGCGTCCGAACGTCTGCGCAAGAGCCGCGACGAGACGCTGTCTGGTGTCCGCGGGCGCATTCGTGAGCTCGCTGTCGAATTCGATCTCCTCAAGGACAGTGTTCATCGTGATGAAGTCACTCGCGCAGAACAGCGGATGCGCATTGAACAAGTGACCGACCGGGCAATGGAAGAGTTCGGAATCGAAGCCGAAGTCCTGCTGGGTGAGTACGGTCCCGACCAGCTTGTGCCACCAAGTCCTGTGGTCCCAGGCGACGAGATTCCGGCCGATGCTCCCGAGCCTCAGCCCTATCCCTATGTCCGAGCCGAGCAGGAGAAACGCCTGCGTTCTGCAGAGCGCGGACTGGCGCTGCTTGGTCGCGTGAATCCACTCGCGCTCGAAGAATTCACGGCGATGGAAGAGCGCCATCAGTTCCTTTCCGAGCAACTTGATGATTTGCGCCGAACGCGCGATGACTTGCTCGACATCATCAAAGAGGTCGACGCTCGTGTGGAACAGGTGTTCACAGAGGCATATACCGAGATTGAGCGGGAGTTTGAAGGTGTCTTCAGCCGTCTCTTCCCTGGCGGCGAAGGTCGACTCATCCTCACCGACCCAAGCAACATGCTCACCACAGGTGTGGACGTCGAAGCGCGACCTCCGGGCAAGAAGGTCAAGCGTCTTTCACTTCTCTCCGGTGGCGAGCGATCGCTGACTGCGGTCGCATTCCTGGTTGCCCTCTTCAAGGCCCGTCCAAGCCCCTTCTACGTGCTCGATGAAGTCGAGGCAGCGCTGGATGATGTCAACCTCGGGCGACTCATTGACATCATTGATGAACTCCGCACGGGTTCTCAGTTGATCGTGATCACCCACCAGAAGCGCACGATGGAAATCGCAGATGCGCTCTATGGTGTTTCGATGCGTGGAGATGGCGTGACTCAGGTCATCGGGCAACGACTGCGCGAAGCGGCTACTGCTTCATGAACACTCAGCTGTGGGTAGCACTTACCGTCCTTGTCGTCGTTCTCGTGATGGTCGCACTGGTCTACGCAGTCCTCACGCGCCGATCGCGCGAGAACGCAGAGGAGCTGCGCGCCTTTGGCCGCGGGCCAAGCGACGTTGATGAGCCAATCCCGATCACGGGCTCTGGGACTGTCCCAGATGACAGCTCCTCGTGGACCGAACCCGGATATGAAGAGCCGGTTCCCAGTGAGGAATTGGAATCCTTTGGCTTTGAGGTACCCGACTCCGCAATTGGTCGGATGCAACGACTGCGTGCGCGACTTGCCGGATCCAATTCGGCGATCGGCAAGGGATTGCTG includes:
- the smc gene encoding chromosome segregation protein SMC, translating into MHLKTLTLKGFKSFASSTTLHFEPGVTCVVGPNGSGKSNVVDALAWVMGEQGAKSLRGGKMEDVIFSGTSGRAPLGRAEVSLTIDNSDGALPIEYTEVTISRILFRNGGSEYAINGQPCRLLDVQELLSDSGIGREMHVIVGQGQLDTILQATPEDRRGFIEEAAGVLKHRKRKEKALRKLDSMEANLTRLQDLTTELRRQLKPLGRQAEVARRAVVIQTDVRDARLRIMADDLVQMREALAAEVADESALRERQTAVESQLTQLRAQESEAEQAALADAPRLEAAQETWFALSGLRERFHGLVQLAAERVRNLQPEPLDENPGRDPEQLDAEARGLRSQEFDLGREVEAARDGLSGAMAARQSAEDALAAEERRVSAADRAAADRREGLVRLTGQVNAAHSRVEARAHELERLRGAIQEASARSDKAMSQFQAIEVQVAGLDEGELGLDARHEDAESALANADAEVERLRGVEARSERERAALSARLEALSMSLMRKDAGGVLVSEGDRLPGIVGTLASQLHIESGAQAAVAAILGDLADAIVVRGVDAAISSLVLLKERDAGRAALVIASSGATDLPNHADSAPSGQWLREQVTCEDALRATLDRVLRGVVLVEDVEQAAVQSQQHPELTFVTPVGDIFARDVVHGGSQSTLSLLEVQAAYDETSTALQQAVHASERARFDMVAARQAQAQAAAQVEATLASLHESDARMAAVAEQLGQLGQIARSASAEAERLNAALAAGEIASAADHGHHQELVSRLAAAQSEPDTDVGPDQRAELGQQAVTARQFEVEARLSLRTGEERLAAVGIRADQLERAAAAEREARVAAVQRREQRARDLTVAVAVLNGARAALSRTEASVAIASNERSASERLRKSRDETLSGVRGRIRELAVEFDLLKDSVHRDEVTRAEQRMRIEQVTDRAMEEFGIEAEVLLGEYGPDQLVPPSPVVPGDEIPADAPEPQPYPYVRAEQEKRLRSAERGLALLGRVNPLALEEFTAMEERHQFLSEQLDDLRRTRDDLLDIIKEVDARVEQVFTEAYTEIEREFEGVFSRLFPGGEGRLILTDPSNMLTTGVDVEARPPGKKVKRLSLLSGGERSLTAVAFLVALFKARPSPFYVLDEVEAALDDVNLGRLIDIIDELRTGSQLIVITHQKRTMEIADALYGVSMRGDGVTQVIGQRLREAATAS